A region from the Salmo trutta chromosome 40, fSalTru1.1, whole genome shotgun sequence genome encodes:
- the LOC115180305 gene encoding non-muscle caldesmon isoform X3, translated as MDDDFERRRELRRQKREEMRLEAERMAFQGSNEDEEEAARERRRRARQERMRGMGGEEPSDSVVMTNSHSVTESVSVSSSSVTSSGGGDDDEQALLERMAKREERRQKRMMEALEREKDQNPGNAGNHGSGENSVDEKSVGRRGRYQDNEEEVEERNCRKNEKEEGEAAPEEEEAEQGEEEEEEEVAEEKPRRSYMREQVNEKQNGGLHEETPPKHKKTERTLSRGSVRSLEAGAEEQDDAARLEAELKLEELKRRRDDAESEEFERMRQKQQEAEQELEELKKKREERRKIIEEEERQKKQEEAEKKDREEEEKRRMKEEIERRRAEAAEKRQQMGVEPVDGEAKPFKCFSPRGSSLKIGERAEFLNKSAQKSTVKTSHSPVVSKIDNRLEQYTSVAQNKEMRSPRSGAVDLPMVTDGIRNIKTMWEKGNVFNSPGGGGATYKEAAGMKIGVAGRINDWLNKTPESKTPGGRPADLKPGDVTNKRSLWENKGSSPGKVTGRGENKSVANAGMGHE; from the exons gaTGGCCTTCCAGGGTAGtaatgaggatgaggaggaggctgCAAGGGAGCGTAGACGCAGGGCACGtcaggagaggatgagagggatgGGAGGCGAGGAGCCCAGTGACAGCGTGGTGATGACCAACAGCCACAG tgtgACTGAGAGTGTGTCGGTGTCCTCCTCCTCTGTGACCTCCTCGGGTGGAGGAGACGATGATGAGCAGGCCCTGCTGGAGCGCATGGCCAAACGAGAGGAGCGCAGGCAGAAAAGAATGATGGAAGCTCTGGAGCGAGAGAAGGATCAGAACCCCGGCAATGCCGGTAACCACGGCAGCGGGGAGAATAGTGTGGATGAGAAGTCTGTCGGCCGCAGGGGCCGTTACCAAGACAACGAAGAAGAGGTGGAAGAGCGGAACTGCCGAAAGaatgagaaggaggagggggaggctgctccggaggaggaagaggctgagcagggagaggaagaagaggaggaagaggtggcgGAGGAGAAACCGAGACGATCCTATATGAGAGAACAG GTGAATGAAAAGCAGAATGGAGGTCTGCACGAGGAGACTCCtccaaaacacaaaaaaacagaaaggaCCCTGAG CCGCGGCAGCGTGCGCTCCCTGGAGGCGGGGGCGGAGGAGCAGGACGATGCGGCGCGCCTGGAGGCGGAGCTTAAGCTGGAGGAGCTGAAGCGTCGCCGTGACGATGCGGAGAGCGAGGAGTTTGAGAGGATGAGACAGAAGCAGCAGGAGGCTGagcaggagctggaggagctgaagaagaagagggaggagaggaggaagatcatagaagaggaggagagacagaagaaacAGGAGGAGGCCGAGaagaaggacagagaggag gaggagaagaggaggatgaaggaggagatagagaggaggagggcggaGGCGGCCGAGAAGAGACAGCAGATGGGGGTGGAGCCTGTCGACGGAGAGGCCAAGCCCTTCAAATGCTTCAGCCCCAGAGGATCCTCCCTCAAG ATTGGAGAAAGGGCAGAGTTTCTGAACAAGTCGGCACAGAAAAG CACGGTGAAGACGTctcactctcctgtcgtctctaAGATTGACAACAGACTGGAGCAGTACACCTCTGTTGCCCAG AACAAGGAGATGCGGTCCCCACGTTCCGGTGCCGTGGACCTGCCCATGGTGACAGATGGGATACGCAACATTAAGACCATGTGGGAGAAAGGAAACGTGTTCAACTCGCCCGGGGGCGGCGGGGCCACGTACAAG GAAGCAGCTGGGATGAAGATAGGTGTGGCGGGCCGCATCAACGACTGGCTGAATAAAACCCCGGAGAGCAAAACGCCGGGAGGAAGGCCCGCG GATCTGAAGCCAGGTGATGTGACTAACAAGAGAAGTCTGTGGGAAAACAAGGGATCCTCCCCAGGCAAG GTGACTGGCAGAGGGGAGAATAAATCTGTTGCCAATG CAGGTATGGGACACGAATGA
- the LOC115180305 gene encoding non-muscle caldesmon isoform X2 — protein MDDDFERRRELRRQKREEMRLEAERMAFQGSNEDEEEAARERRRRARQERMRGMGGEEPSDSVVMTNSHSVTESVSVSSSSVTSSGGGDDDEQALLERMAKREERRQKRMMEALEREKDQNPGNAGNHGSGENSVDEKSVGRRGRYQDNEEEVEERNCRKNEKEEGEAAPEEEEAEQGEEEEEEEVAEEKPRRSYMREQESIDEKTRNEVNEKQNGGLHEETPPKHKKTERTLSRGSVRSLEAGAEEQDDAARLEAELKLEELKRRRDDAESEEFERMRQKQQEAEQELEELKKKREERRKIIEEEERQKKQEEAEKKDREEEEKRRMKEEIERRRAEAAEKRQQMGVEPVDGEAKPFKCFSPRGSSLKIGERAEFLNKSAQKSTVKTSHSPVVSKIDNRLEQYTSVAQNKEMRSPRSGAVDLPMVTDGIRNIKTMWEKGNVFNSPGGGGATYKEAAGMKIGVAGRINDWLNKTPESKTPGGRPADLKPGDVTNKRSLWENKGSSPGKVTGRGENKSVANGMGHE, from the exons gaTGGCCTTCCAGGGTAGtaatgaggatgaggaggaggctgCAAGGGAGCGTAGACGCAGGGCACGtcaggagaggatgagagggatgGGAGGCGAGGAGCCCAGTGACAGCGTGGTGATGACCAACAGCCACAG tgtgACTGAGAGTGTGTCGGTGTCCTCCTCCTCTGTGACCTCCTCGGGTGGAGGAGACGATGATGAGCAGGCCCTGCTGGAGCGCATGGCCAAACGAGAGGAGCGCAGGCAGAAAAGAATGATGGAAGCTCTGGAGCGAGAGAAGGATCAGAACCCCGGCAATGCCGGTAACCACGGCAGCGGGGAGAATAGTGTGGATGAGAAGTCTGTCGGCCGCAGGGGCCGTTACCAAGACAACGAAGAAGAGGTGGAAGAGCGGAACTGCCGAAAGaatgagaaggaggagggggaggctgctccggaggaggaagaggctgagcagggagaggaagaagaggaggaagaggtggcgGAGGAGAAACCGAGACGATCCTATATGAGAGAACAG GAATCCATTGACGAAAAAACTAGAAACGAG GTGAATGAAAAGCAGAATGGAGGTCTGCACGAGGAGACTCCtccaaaacacaaaaaaacagaaaggaCCCTGAG CCGCGGCAGCGTGCGCTCCCTGGAGGCGGGGGCGGAGGAGCAGGACGATGCGGCGCGCCTGGAGGCGGAGCTTAAGCTGGAGGAGCTGAAGCGTCGCCGTGACGATGCGGAGAGCGAGGAGTTTGAGAGGATGAGACAGAAGCAGCAGGAGGCTGagcaggagctggaggagctgaagaagaagagggaggagaggaggaagatcatagaagaggaggagagacagaagaaacAGGAGGAGGCCGAGaagaaggacagagaggag gaggagaagaggaggatgaaggaggagatagagaggaggagggcggaGGCGGCCGAGAAGAGACAGCAGATGGGGGTGGAGCCTGTCGACGGAGAGGCCAAGCCCTTCAAATGCTTCAGCCCCAGAGGATCCTCCCTCAAG ATTGGAGAAAGGGCAGAGTTTCTGAACAAGTCGGCACAGAAAAG CACGGTGAAGACGTctcactctcctgtcgtctctaAGATTGACAACAGACTGGAGCAGTACACCTCTGTTGCCCAG AACAAGGAGATGCGGTCCCCACGTTCCGGTGCCGTGGACCTGCCCATGGTGACAGATGGGATACGCAACATTAAGACCATGTGGGAGAAAGGAAACGTGTTCAACTCGCCCGGGGGCGGCGGGGCCACGTACAAG GAAGCAGCTGGGATGAAGATAGGTGTGGCGGGCCGCATCAACGACTGGCTGAATAAAACCCCGGAGAGCAAAACGCCGGGAGGAAGGCCCGCG GATCTGAAGCCAGGTGATGTGACTAACAAGAGAAGTCTGTGGGAAAACAAGGGATCCTCCCCAGGCAAG GTGACTGGCAGAGGGGAGAATAAATCTGTTGCCAATG GTATGGGACACGAATGA
- the LOC115180305 gene encoding non-muscle caldesmon isoform X1 — MDDDFERRRELRRQKREEMRLEAERMAFQGSNEDEEEAARERRRRARQERMRGMGGEEPSDSVVMTNSHSVTESVSVSSSSVTSSGGGDDDEQALLERMAKREERRQKRMMEALEREKDQNPGNAGNHGSGENSVDEKSVGRRGRYQDNEEEVEERNCRKNEKEEGEAAPEEEEAEQGEEEEEEEVAEEKPRRSYMREQESIDEKTRNEVNEKQNGGLHEETPPKHKKTERTLSRGSVRSLEAGAEEQDDAARLEAELKLEELKRRRDDAESEEFERMRQKQQEAEQELEELKKKREERRKIIEEEERQKKQEEAEKKDREEEEKRRMKEEIERRRAEAAEKRQQMGVEPVDGEAKPFKCFSPRGSSLKIGERAEFLNKSAQKSTVKTSHSPVVSKIDNRLEQYTSVAQNKEMRSPRSGAVDLPMVTDGIRNIKTMWEKGNVFNSPGGGGATYKEAAGMKIGVAGRINDWLNKTPESKTPGGRPADLKPGDVTNKRSLWENKGSSPGKVTGRGENKSVANAGMGHE, encoded by the exons gaTGGCCTTCCAGGGTAGtaatgaggatgaggaggaggctgCAAGGGAGCGTAGACGCAGGGCACGtcaggagaggatgagagggatgGGAGGCGAGGAGCCCAGTGACAGCGTGGTGATGACCAACAGCCACAG tgtgACTGAGAGTGTGTCGGTGTCCTCCTCCTCTGTGACCTCCTCGGGTGGAGGAGACGATGATGAGCAGGCCCTGCTGGAGCGCATGGCCAAACGAGAGGAGCGCAGGCAGAAAAGAATGATGGAAGCTCTGGAGCGAGAGAAGGATCAGAACCCCGGCAATGCCGGTAACCACGGCAGCGGGGAGAATAGTGTGGATGAGAAGTCTGTCGGCCGCAGGGGCCGTTACCAAGACAACGAAGAAGAGGTGGAAGAGCGGAACTGCCGAAAGaatgagaaggaggagggggaggctgctccggaggaggaagaggctgagcagggagaggaagaagaggaggaagaggtggcgGAGGAGAAACCGAGACGATCCTATATGAGAGAACAG GAATCCATTGACGAAAAAACTAGAAACGAG GTGAATGAAAAGCAGAATGGAGGTCTGCACGAGGAGACTCCtccaaaacacaaaaaaacagaaaggaCCCTGAG CCGCGGCAGCGTGCGCTCCCTGGAGGCGGGGGCGGAGGAGCAGGACGATGCGGCGCGCCTGGAGGCGGAGCTTAAGCTGGAGGAGCTGAAGCGTCGCCGTGACGATGCGGAGAGCGAGGAGTTTGAGAGGATGAGACAGAAGCAGCAGGAGGCTGagcaggagctggaggagctgaagaagaagagggaggagaggaggaagatcatagaagaggaggagagacagaagaaacAGGAGGAGGCCGAGaagaaggacagagaggag gaggagaagaggaggatgaaggaggagatagagaggaggagggcggaGGCGGCCGAGAAGAGACAGCAGATGGGGGTGGAGCCTGTCGACGGAGAGGCCAAGCCCTTCAAATGCTTCAGCCCCAGAGGATCCTCCCTCAAG ATTGGAGAAAGGGCAGAGTTTCTGAACAAGTCGGCACAGAAAAG CACGGTGAAGACGTctcactctcctgtcgtctctaAGATTGACAACAGACTGGAGCAGTACACCTCTGTTGCCCAG AACAAGGAGATGCGGTCCCCACGTTCCGGTGCCGTGGACCTGCCCATGGTGACAGATGGGATACGCAACATTAAGACCATGTGGGAGAAAGGAAACGTGTTCAACTCGCCCGGGGGCGGCGGGGCCACGTACAAG GAAGCAGCTGGGATGAAGATAGGTGTGGCGGGCCGCATCAACGACTGGCTGAATAAAACCCCGGAGAGCAAAACGCCGGGAGGAAGGCCCGCG GATCTGAAGCCAGGTGATGTGACTAACAAGAGAAGTCTGTGGGAAAACAAGGGATCCTCCCCAGGCAAG GTGACTGGCAGAGGGGAGAATAAATCTGTTGCCAATG CAGGTATGGGACACGAATGA